A DNA window from Candidatus Eremiobacteraceae bacterium contains the following coding sequences:
- a CDS encoding PaaX family transcriptional regulator C-terminal domain-containing protein, with the protein MGSFPGIAPLRPRSMLFTLYGDYAYPRRVDLWLGSLVALGARFGISEMAVRSAVARLARDGWLAAQREGNRSYYALTKRGRDLIEEGTRRIYQPRRGAWNGRWCLLTYAIPETKRAHRDRLRKQLAWLGFGALGGGTYMSPRDVHAQAAALVEEHGVARFTRIFSAQFEGPVAVADLVRRCWQLESIARHYAAFVKHYEPLYARDAALRRKRALSDDDAFVHRFALTHDFRRFPFIDPDLPAELLPRDWPGTRARALFASYHALLTDGALSYFKSTAERNRAA; encoded by the coding sequence TTGGGATCGTTCCCCGGCATCGCACCGCTGCGCCCGCGCTCGATGCTCTTCACGTTATATGGCGACTACGCATACCCGCGCCGCGTCGACCTGTGGCTCGGCAGCCTCGTCGCGCTGGGCGCGCGCTTCGGCATCTCTGAGATGGCGGTCCGCTCGGCGGTCGCGCGTCTGGCGCGGGACGGATGGCTCGCAGCGCAGCGCGAGGGCAACCGCTCGTATTACGCGCTCACGAAACGCGGACGGGATCTCATCGAGGAAGGCACGCGGCGCATCTACCAGCCGCGCCGCGGCGCGTGGAACGGCCGCTGGTGTCTGCTGACCTATGCCATCCCGGAGACCAAACGCGCACACCGCGACCGGCTGCGCAAGCAGCTCGCGTGGTTGGGCTTCGGCGCACTCGGCGGTGGGACGTACATGAGCCCGCGCGACGTGCACGCACAGGCTGCGGCGCTCGTCGAGGAACACGGCGTCGCCCGGTTTACGCGCATCTTCAGCGCGCAATTCGAAGGACCGGTGGCGGTCGCGGATCTGGTGCGGCGTTGCTGGCAGCTCGAATCCATCGCTCGCCACTACGCCGCGTTCGTCAAACATTACGAGCCGCTCTACGCGCGAGATGCCGCGTTGCGACGCAAGCGCGCGCTGTCCGATGACGATGCGTTCGTGCACCGTTTCGCGCTGACGCACGACTTCCGGCGTTTCCCGTTCATCGACCCGGATCTACCGGCGGAGCTGCTGCCCCGCGACTGGCCAGGCACGCGCGCGCGCGCGCTGTTTGCGAGCTATCACGCGCTGCTGACCGACGGCGCGCTCTCATATTTCAAGTCGACCGCCGAGCGCAACCGTGCCGCCTGA
- a CDS encoding 3-hydroxyacyl-CoA dehydrogenase NAD-binding domain-containing protein, whose protein sequence is MIERVAVIGAGTMGNGIAHSLALAGFSVALVDAAREGLTRGMATIDANLRAGVERGKLTAQEARDAQSRISPSTDSAAAANAQLVIEAVPEDLGLKHTVLRELQDACPADTIFATNTSALSITEIAAAVTDPSRVVGMHYFNPAHIMKLVEIVRGLETSQRAVEVALEVAARSGKETVLINEAPGFATSRINAMIGNEAFYMLQEGVASARDIDKALKLGLNHPMGPFEMIDLVGLDTRLKVLEYLHESLGEKFRPCPLLVKYVKAGRLGRKVGRGVYEYPKEGASSNTST, encoded by the coding sequence ATGATCGAACGCGTCGCGGTGATCGGCGCAGGCACGATGGGCAACGGCATCGCCCACAGTTTGGCGCTGGCCGGCTTTTCGGTCGCGCTCGTCGATGCGGCGCGCGAGGGGCTGACCCGTGGGATGGCCACGATCGATGCGAACCTACGGGCAGGCGTCGAACGCGGCAAGCTCACGGCGCAAGAAGCGCGCGACGCGCAATCTCGCATCTCACCCTCCACCGACAGCGCTGCGGCCGCAAATGCGCAGCTGGTGATCGAGGCAGTGCCCGAGGATCTGGGCCTCAAACACACCGTGCTGCGCGAGCTTCAAGACGCATGTCCGGCCGACACGATCTTCGCGACGAATACCTCGGCGCTGTCCATCACCGAGATCGCCGCGGCGGTCACGGATCCATCGCGCGTGGTCGGCATGCATTATTTCAACCCGGCTCATATCATGAAACTGGTCGAGATCGTGCGCGGCCTGGAGACTTCGCAGCGCGCGGTCGAGGTCGCGCTCGAAGTGGCGGCACGGTCTGGCAAAGAGACGGTGCTCATCAACGAGGCGCCCGGGTTTGCGACGAGCCGCATCAACGCGATGATCGGCAACGAGGCGTTCTACATGCTGCAGGAGGGCGTGGCGTCGGCGCGCGACATCGACAAGGCGCTCAAACTTGGTCTCAACCATCCGATGGGGCCGTTCGAGATGATCGACCTCGTCGGCTTGGACACGCGGCTCAAAGTCCTCGAGTACTTGCACGAGTCGCTCGGCGAGAAGTTCCGGCCGTGCCCGCTGCTGGTCAAGTACGTCAAGGCAGGCCGCTTGGGCCGCAAGGTCGGCCGCGGCGTCTACGAGTATCCCAAGGAGGGCGCGTCATCGAATACTTCAACGTGA
- a CDS encoding MBL fold metallo-hydrolase, with translation MPPEQLAPDLWRIRVPLPFRLREVNLYLLRGEHGYTLIDAGIDTADARAAFDAALAELRVPDTAIERVYVTHMHPDHIGMSGRRAAAGSRIFLLGQEERRARFVWGTEPLSDWITYSREHGAGGEIAEGIVTAVNGLRRAVTLPERFEHLSDGDVVEAGKRRLRVVWTPGHSDFHYVLVDDDARVVFCGDQLLPTITPNIGLYPECRPNPLEDFLWSLGRFERESAYAVLPGHGESYATLPERIGQFRKHHDERLAGVRSQVAASDGAGVTAFEVVRHFWGDKLSTHEIRFALVEVVAHLEYLRLGGGLARTDDSGVYRYRVA, from the coding sequence GTGCCGCCTGAACAGCTGGCGCCCGATCTGTGGCGCATCAGAGTGCCCCTGCCGTTCCGCTTGCGCGAAGTCAACCTGTATCTGCTGCGCGGCGAGCACGGATATACGCTTATCGACGCGGGTATCGACACCGCTGATGCGCGTGCGGCCTTCGACGCCGCTCTCGCCGAGCTGCGCGTGCCCGACACAGCGATCGAGCGCGTCTACGTCACGCACATGCATCCCGACCACATCGGCATGTCGGGCCGGCGCGCAGCCGCGGGATCGCGCATCTTTCTGCTAGGTCAGGAAGAACGGCGCGCGCGCTTCGTTTGGGGAACCGAGCCGCTGAGCGATTGGATAACGTATTCGCGCGAACACGGCGCAGGCGGTGAGATCGCCGAGGGGATCGTCACCGCGGTCAACGGGCTGCGCCGGGCGGTCACGTTGCCGGAGCGCTTCGAACACTTGTCGGACGGCGACGTCGTCGAGGCGGGCAAGCGGCGTCTGCGCGTCGTGTGGACGCCAGGCCACAGCGACTTCCATTACGTGCTGGTCGACGATGACGCGCGCGTCGTCTTCTGCGGCGACCAGCTCCTGCCGACGATCACGCCTAACATCGGGCTATATCCGGAATGCCGCCCCAATCCGTTGGAAGACTTCTTATGGTCGCTCGGGCGCTTCGAACGAGAATCCGCGTACGCGGTGTTGCCGGGCCACGGTGAGAGCTACGCGACGTTGCCGGAGCGCATCGGCCAATTCCGCAAACACCATGACGAGCGTTTGGCCGGCGTCCGATCGCAGGTGGCCGCGAGCGACGGCGCCGGCGTCACGGCGTTCGAAGTGGTGCGCCACTTCTGGGGCGACAAGCTCTCGACGCATGAGATACGTTTCGCGCTGGTCGAGGTAGTGGCGCACCTAGAATATCTCCGCCTCGGCGGCGGACTCGCGCGCACCGACGATTCCGGCGTCTACCGATACCGGGTCGCCTAA